A segment of the Agrobacterium tumefaciens genome:
CGCACCGCAGAGAGCCCCAATCACCATGCCGAGCCACGGCACGATCTGGATATTCCAGTCAAAGCTGCGGTCACCAAGTATGAAACGGCCAATACCTCGGCCAAAGCGAGAAAGGGCACCCGTCACATAGGTGAGGCCGATTGGCAGGCCCTCAATGTGTTCGACAGCGGCGTTGACCATGCCCATGGCAAAAACGATCAGGTAAAACTGTATGGCTGCTGTGTCCTCTCCGCCAAGCAAAGCGGCGATCGCGATCAGAGAGCCGACCGCAAACAAGACCGCAAACAGGCGGCGGGCGAAGCTGTGCGCAATGATAATGCCGCCCGCATTGCCGGCGATGAAGGCGATAACCGCAAGCAGCAGTTTCGCAGCGTGGCCATAGGCGCCTATACCGGCTGAGACAGCCGCCCGTGTTGTGTTGCCCGTCATGAACGACACGAAGTCACCGGAAATACGAAGCCCGATGGCGTCGGTCATTCCGGCGATAAACGATATGGCGGCGACCAGCGCAATACCCGTTCCGGTACGCCTGGTTCTGATGATGTTGCGACGTCTCTGTCTGGTCATGGAAAAGCTCGACATCGATAAAGAGGGTTGTTGGGCCCGGTCAGCGGAAATAGGCAAAGAAAAATGATGAAGGCGCTTATTTGTAGGGCGTCTGGTGCCGATACGGCAACAATATCTCAACGCTCGGTGCGATTTATTTTGTCTAGACAAGTGAGAAAACCACCCCTACCATGCCTCAAATAAGGCGTTTAAAAATATCGCTCAAAAATAAAGCAACAGGGGACTTCGTAATGAGGAAAAATCGGGTGTTTGCCGCAGCCGTAGTGCTGCTTTCGTCCACTGCCGCGCATGCGGAAACGTCTGTCTCAATCGGTATGTCGGGCTGGACGGGTTTCGCGCCGCTGACACTTGCCAAGGCAGCGGGCATCTTTGAGAAGAATGGGCTCAAGGTCGATATCAAGAAAATACCGCAAGCCAGCCGCCACCTCGCATTGGCATCCGGCGATATTCAGTGTGCCGCAACAACCGTTGAGACGTGGGTTGCCTGGAATGCCAACGGTGTGAAGTCCACGCAGATCTTCCAGATGGACAAGTCGCACGGTGCCGATGGCATGGTGGTTCGTAGCGACGTGTCCAAGATCGCTGATCTCAAGGGCAAAACTGTCGCCGCATCCGCACCAGGCACATCTCCCTATTTCTTCCTCGCCTGGATACTCAAGGAAAATGGTCTGACGCTGAAAGACGTCAAGGTCGTCAATCTTGAGCCGGGTCCGGCGGCACAGGCGTTTGTCGCCGGTCAGAATGATGCCGCCATGACGTATGAGCCGTATCTCTCCACTGTTCGCGCTGCGCCGGATCAGGGAGAGATCATAGCCACGACGCTCGATTATCCGGCGGTGATGGATACGTTCGGATGCACACCGGCTTTCCTGAAGGAAAACCCCGAAGCAGCCAAGGCACTGGCCAACAGCTATTTCGAGGCCCTTGAACTCATCAAGGCCGATCCGCAGAAGTCCTATGAGACGATGGGGGCGGACGTAAAGCAGTCCGGCGAGGCCTTCGCCGGTTCGGCGAAGTTCCTGGAGTGGCAGGACAAGGCCGCCAACCAGAAATTCTTCGAAGGCGAGTTCAAGACCTTCTCGGAGAAAGCGGCAGACCTCCTGCTGGAGATCGGTGTGATCAAGTCGAAGCCGGATATCTCTACCCTCGCGGACACGTCTTTCATCAAGTAAAGCATCAGCATCAAGGGCGCGGTGGCGAAAAGCACCGCGCCCGTCTTTAGCTAGGCGCCAATATGCACCCTCTTCAACCGATCGGAAACGGAGCGAGGATAAGCCTCGGCATCCTGTTCTTCGTGCTGTTTTTCCTCGCCTGGGGCATCGCGACCTTGGGTGGTTTTGTGTCCCCCACCTTCCTTGCCGATCCGATCACCATGCTGAAGGATGGCATATACCTGCTGACGGATCAGGGGTTCGCGGCCGATATCGGCATGACAGTCTGGCGTGTCGTCGGTGGATTTGTCATGGCCTCGCTTGTGGCTGTGCCGCTTGGCATCGCCATGGGAGCCTACAAACCGGTTGAAGCCCTGCTTGAACCGTTTGTTTCTTTTGCGCGCTATCTGCCTGCCTCTGCTTTCGTCCCGCTTCTGATCCTGTGGGCAGGGATTGGCGAGATGCAGAAACTGCTGGTGATTTTTATCGGTGCCGTATTCCAGATCGTGCTGATGGTGTCCGTGGCCGTTGCAGGGACAAGGCGCGATCTGGTCGAGGCCGCCTATACGCTTGGTGCCAGAGACAGAGGCGTGGTGCGCCGTGTTCTCATTCCGGCAAATGCGCCCGATATTGCAGAAATTCTCCGCCTCGTGCTGGGCTGGGCCTGGACCTACGTGATTGTCGCGGAACTGATCGGTGCGTCCTCCGGTATCGGTTACATGATTATCAACAGCCAGGCGTTGATGGCGACGGGCCAGATTATCTTTGGCATCATCGTCATTGGCATCATCGGGCTGATTTCGGATTTCGCTTTCAAGTTCTTGAACCGGAAGCTTTTTGCATGGAGGCTCGCCTGATGAGTGAACTCGTCGTCAAAGGCGTCAGCCGCACATTCCCCGGCGTCCGTGGCGGTCAGCCCACCCTTGCGCTGCAGCCGACGGATCTGGACATCCCCCGCAACGACTTTGTCACGATCCTTGGCCCGTCAGGGTGCGGCAAGTCGACCCTGCTGCGCATCATCGCCGGGCTGGATCGACCCACGACGGGCAAGGTTCTGTTGTCCGGTCAGGAAGTGAAAGGCCCAGGCGCCGATCGCGGCATGGTCTTCCAGTCCTACACGCTTTTTCCTTGGTTGACGGTGCGTGAGAACGTTGCTTTCGGTTTGAGGGAGCGCGGCGTCGCCGAAAAGGAAAAATGGGAGATCGTCGATAGCTACATCGACAAGGTCGGTTTGCGCGGGTTTGAGAACCATTGGCCTAAACAGCTTTCGGGCGGTATGCAGCAGCGCACCGCCATTGCCCGTGCGCTGGCGAACGGCCCGAAGATACTGCTTCTCGACGAGCCATTCGGTGCTCTCGACAACCAGACACGAGGTTTGATGCAGGAGCTTCTGCTCGGCATTTGGGAGCGTGAGCAGAAAACCGTCATCTTTGTGACCCACGACATCGAGGAGGCCGTCTTCATGGCGTCGCGCGTCGTCACGATGTCGGCGCGTCCCGGTCGTATCAAGTCCATCACGCCGGTCAACCTGCCTCATCCACGCCACTACACCATCAAGGCAAGCCCTGAGTTTTCTCAGTTGCGCGCCGTGCTGACCGAGGAAATCCGCGGTGAAGCCATTGCTGCGGCAGCGCATGGATAGCTGACGTATCGGGCTTGGAGGAAAGACCATGGGAATGGTGAGCGCAAAGGCCGGTCTTCAGGAAAAGTCGTTGCACGAGCGCATACGCAATGATGTCGAGCGCCGGATTGTGACCGGCGAATGGCCACCCGGTCATCGCATTCCTTTCGAACACGAGATCACGCGCCAATATGATTGTTCACGCATGACGGTGAACAAGGCATTGGGCGAACTCGTACAGCGTGGGCTTATCGAGCGTCGTCGTCGTCTCGGGACATTCGTCAAGCAGCCGCAGGTGCAGTCTGCCGTGCTTGAAATCCACGATATAGAGCGTGAAGTAGATGCGCTCGGTCTGACTTACGGTTACAGGCTGGATAAACGCCTGCTTCGCACTGCTGATGAGAAGGACAGGCTGGCGATGGAGTTACCTGTCGGTGCGCCTGTCGTCGAATTGACCTGTACGCATTTTGCCGGTGGCGTTCCGTTTTGTCTGGAAGAGCGCGTCATCAATATAAGCGCAGTTCCGGAAACGGAGTTTGCCGATTTTTCCGAGATCGGGCCTGGAACCTGGCTTTTGAAAATGGTGCCATGGAGCGCGGCTGAACATCGGATAAGCGCTGTCGCTATTGACCGGCGCAGCGCCGCCGCACTTGATATTCCAGCCGGGGCTGCCTGTCTTGTCATTCAGCGTCGTACATGGCATGGGTCGGAATACATAACCCATGTTCAAGTCACATATCCTGGCGAGCGGCATACACTAGTTGCCCAATTTTCTCCGTCCCAGAAGACTTGAAAGAGCAATAGTGGTCACTTTTTTGTAAAGATCAGTTTACGGTTGCGCTTTTGGCAATATAATAGTTGTCAAAAGAACTCATGTTTATTATCGGAACATCGTGCATGCACGACGTCATCCGTTATGACCCGGTTTTGAAAAACTGGCCAAATTTTCGGATGGGTTCATCGACGGAAATCCGGGATAAAATTCATGTCAGTTCAGACCTCCACTTCCTCCGCGCTCACCAAAACGGCAACCAGAGAGCGGCGCATCGCAAAAGTTGCAGTGATCGCGTTGCTGACCGGCCTTCACGCTGGTTCGGTTTTTGCGCAGGCTGTGCCCGGAACGTCGACAGAAACTGCCCCGCAGCAGACGAACCCAGCCACGCAGGCGCCTGCGGCCAACCAGGCACCAACCGCTACACCGGTAACTCCGGCGCCGACGCAAACGCCAGCACCGGTAGCACAGCAGACGCAGCCACCCGTTGAGGCGACGCAGCCTCCGGCTGCTGCGCCAGGTGAGCCAGCGCCCTCCGCTCCCGCGCCGACCAATGAAACTGTCGCTCCGCAGCCGCAAGGCGAGACAACGGCACCTGCAGCCGCCACTGAGAACTCGACGGTGCTGGAGCCTATTGCCGACCCGGCACAGCGTGCAGACATTCCGCATAACCTGTCGCCATGGGGCATGTTCATGGCCGCCGATTGGGTCGTCAAGGGTGTGATGATCGGACTTGCCTTCGCCTCGCTTGTGACGTGGACCGTTTGGGTCGCCAAGTCGATCGAGCTTGCTGGCGCACGTGTTCGCGCCGGCAAGACGCTCAAGGTGATCCGTAAAGCCAAGTCGCTGGTCGAGGCAACGGAAGCCGTCGAGAAAAGAGGCGGTCCTGCTGCGCTCATGCTGCGCATGGCCAGCCACGAGATGCACCTCTCGGACGCCGTTGTTGATCATACCGATGGTGGCGGCATCAAAGAGCGCGTCTCGTCTGCGCTGTCACGCATCGAAACCCATGCCGGTCGCCGTATGGCGCGTGGAACGGGCGTTCTGGCAACGATTGGCTCCACCGCTCCGTTTGTCGGTTTGTTCGGTACAGTCTGGGGCATCATGAATTCGTTCATTAGCATTTCCGAAACGCAGACGACCAACCTTGCCGTTGTCGCTCCCGGTATTGCTGAAGCGCTGCTCGCAACCGCCATCGGTCTGGTTGCGGCTATTCCCGCTGTTGTTATCTACAACGTCTTCGCTCGCTCGATCACTGGCTATCGCCATTTGCTGGCGGATGCTGCAGCAGGCGTGGAGCGTCTTGTCAGCCGTGATCTCGATTTCCGTCGCATTCCGCCTGGCAGCAGCAGCAAGCCCGCTGTATCTCTGGTCGGACGGTGATCGGTCATGGCTGGCGGCATTCGCGAAAACAGCGGAGACGACCTCTCCGAAAACCATGAGATCAACGTTACGCCGTTCATCGACGTCATGCTGGTTCTGCTCATCATCTTCATGGTTGCCGCACCTTTGGCGACCGTGGATGTGAATGTTGATCTGCCTGCATCGACCGCCAAGCCGGCCGAACGCCCGGATGAACCGCTTTATCTCACCGTCAAGGATGATCTGTCTCTCAATCTGGGTAACGATCCTGTGGCGCGTGAAGCCCTGGCGGCTGCCATAGACCAGCAGACAGGTGGCAAGAAAGACACGCGTATCTTCCTGCGGGCCGACAAGGCGGTGGATTACGGGCATTTCATGGAAATCATGAACCTTCTTCGCGACGCCGGGTACCTCAAGATCGCGCTTGTTGGTTTGGAGGGCGCCGCTGCCGCTTCGCAAGCTCCCGCCGCAGCTCAACCACCGGCGCCCACCACGCAGGGAACAGCACCATGACCGAAAACGGTTACCCGCAGTCCAAGCATTCCCGTATCGGGGAATTGGCGCTGTGGACCGTCGCGGCGCTGGTTATGTTCGGTGTCCACGCCGGTTTCGCATATTACTTGATGCTGGAGCCCGTTGAGCCGGAGTCGGACGGTTCTCCGCCCGCTGCAATCATGATCGAAATGGCTGCCATTCCTGAAGCGGTGAATACCGAAGAAACCACCCAGGCACAGGACACGGAAGACGCTGAAGAGGTGAAAACCGACAACAGTCAGCCGGTGGAAGAGGTTACTCCTGAAGAGCCCCCACCGCCGCCACCTGAGCCGGTTGCTGAAACCCCGCCGCCAGAGCCGGTGACACCGCCTGAACCGGTCGAAGAAGAAGTAGCCGAGCCCGAGGAGATTCCGGAACCTGTCGAAGAGATCGATCCGGTGCAGGAAGAAATGATGGCGGCACTCGAGAATGTCGAGGTGCCCCTGCCAGTCATGCGACCTCCGCCGCCGCCGGTGGAAAAGAAGGTCGAAAAGAAAGAGCCGGTAGAGAAGAAGAAGGTCGAGCGCGAGCGTCCGAAGCCGCAGCAGGCATCGCAACTGCGGGAAACCGCGAAAGCCGAAGCGCAACAGTCGGACAGAACGGCTGCATCTCGCAATACCGGCGGACTGTTTTCGTCTTCCAACGTCTCTCCTGCAAAATGGGGTGCGCGGGTCCGTTCGCACATTGAACGTCGTAAGCCGCGTTCGCTGAGAGGCGGATCGATGACAGCTCTCGTGCGTTTTCGTGTGAATGATGCAGGCTCCATCAGTGGTGTGAGCGTCATACAGTCGACCGGTGACTCCTCGATCGACCAACAGATTGCTGCATGGGTTCAGAACGCTTCGCCAGTGCCGGCGCCTCCGCCAGATGCGGGTAAGACAGTCACGGTGCCGATCAGCATTCGATAAGCAAAATGGCCGGGCTCGCCCGGCCTTTTTTGTGTCGACAATATCGACGTCCCCGCCCGTCTCCGGCGTCGAAATGGATTTCGCTCATTGTCTTGATGGTGTAGGTCTTGTCGTCTCCCAGAAACAAGGCATCCCACACATGAAACTATCCATTGCAGAGGCGGAGGATTTTGTATCCTCCATCTTCGAGCGCAACGGCGTTTTGCCTGAAAATGCACGCTCGGTCGCGCGCGCACTCGTTGCCTCCGAGGCCGCTGGACAGGGCGGTCACGGGTTTCGTCGCATTCCTGCCTATGTAAAACAGGCCCGGTCCGGCAAAGTCGATGGCAAGGTGCGTCCTTCCTTCGAGCGGACAAGACCGGGCGTTCTCGCTGTCGACGCCGGTTATGGTTACGCCTATCCGGCGATTGATCTGACCGTTGGCGAATTGCCGGAAATCGCACGACAACAGGGCATCGCGCTGGCGGCCATCGGTCGCTCGCATCATGCGGGGGTCATGGCGCTGACGGTGGAGCGTTTTGCCGAAATGGGCCTGGTTGCCCTGATGTTTGCCAATGCACCGGCTTCCATGGCACCGTGGGGTGGGACGAAACCTCTTTACGGGACGAACCCGATCGCTTTTGCGACGCCCGTCAAGGATGCCGATCCGCTGGTGATCGATCTCGCCTTGTCCAAGGTTGCACGTGGAAAGATCATGGCGGCCCGTCAAAAGGGCGAGACCATTCCCGGCGACTGGGCCTTCGATCGCAACGGTCGTCCAACCACTGATGCCGAAGAGGCAATGGCCGGAACCATGGCGCCAGCCGGCGAGGCGAAAGGCGCCGCGCTTGCCTTGATGGTCGAGATCATGGCCGCAGCCCTGACAGGCGGTAACTTCGCTTTTGAGGCGTCCTCGCTGTTCGACGACAAGGGCAATCCCCCATCGCTTGGCCACACCATCATCGCAATCGACCCATCCTCTACCGGTACGGCTCTTTTCACTGACAGGTTGGCCACGATTGTCGGAGAAATTGAAAGCCAGGAGAATGTCCGGCTGCCTGGACGAAGAAGCCAGGGTATACGCCGCAATTCGCTGGAAAGCGGCATTTCGATCGACAGCGATATCCTCGCGGAAATACAGGCACTTTGAAAAAAGAAAGCCCGGCGGATCAAAAAGATCCGCCGGGTTAAACCGCTCGCGCCTCGACGCAGACAGGAAATCATTTCCTGGCCATTTTCTGGTCCGCCATCCATTCGTTCCAGAGCTCAACACCGAAAAGTTGAGTGCAGATCCCTGGGCGCCTGATGCTCAAAACAAACTGTCTGAGAGCGTCAGTGCCAGTTCCGTGCTTTTTCCGTGGCTCTGGGCGACAGGATCATGACGCATCAAGTCATCAAGCAGTTTTCACGTTCACGCAAAGGGGACGAATTGCGCGAACGTCAGATATCGCGGTCAATCAGGCCGCGCAGCAGCGCGGTACTGACCGCATTGAGAAGGTTGGCGGCGCCAAGCTTTGCGCGTGCGCCGTCCAAAACATCCCTGATGTCTTTTTCGTCATGTCCTGTAGTGGCCGCTATTCGGGAGGGATGCTGTCCCTGAGCGATCAACCCAAGATATTCTCGCTCCATATCGGAAAGGACGATCTCGGACGGATGATCGTATCCATGCTGCACTTGCGAAGACATGTTCGTTCTTTTCTTTTTTGGGAACCGGCTCTTTGAAGGGAACCGGGCATTGTCTTTTGCGCCCGCGAACAACAGAAAACACTCCGTCGTCAGAAGCCTGAAACTGCTCCCGTCGGTTCGTCTGTATCTGGGCCTGGGTCATAAAATAACGGTTTGCACCGTCAAAACCCCGGAGGCGGCGCCGTTGCCGGGTCCGGAAGATGGCCGCTATTAAGCGATATCGAAAATGAAGGAAATAACTTTAGATGCCACACGTCATGGTTTTGTTGTTACATTTTGGGGCAATTCGAGTTTTTCCGGGATTTTTTGGTGATGTTTTCTTCTTTGATCGGAAATATAATTGCGAAAATACCGCCTTATTCGGCGGAATGATATGTATATCTCTTACGGATCTCGGTCGGTGTTGCGCCGAACCATCTTGAAACAGAGCGCGAAAAGGCGCCTGGGGTAGAGTATCCCAGCCTGTAGCCAATATCGGAAACCGGCAGATCGCTCTCAATGAGAAGTCTGTAGCCGGCATCTTTTCGGATCGTGTCCTTGATCTCGTTGAGGTTGGTTCCAAGTTCCGTCAACCTGCGCTGAAAGCTGCGTTCTGACAGATTGAAATAGGGTGCAATCTCCGTCAGCGACAGTTCCGCGTCGGTAAGCCGCATTTGCAGGTAGCGTTTCACCTGATCGATAAACTGGGTGGCTTCCACCGATGT
Coding sequences within it:
- a CDS encoding DUF1275 domain-containing protein, translating into MTRQRRRNIIRTRRTGTGIALVAAISFIAGMTDAIGLRISGDFVSFMTGNTTRAAVSAGIGAYGHAAKLLLAVIAFIAGNAGGIIIAHSFARRLFAVLFAVGSLIAIAALLGGEDTAAIQFYLIVFAMGMVNAAVEHIEGLPIGLTYVTGALSRFGRGIGRFILGDRSFDWNIQIVPWLGMVIGALCGAILGGALQSAALWVVTTAIYATAAATLFLPRSLRDRYNQRVTIKRMPS
- a CDS encoding ABC transporter substrate-binding protein yields the protein MRKNRVFAAAVVLLSSTAAHAETSVSIGMSGWTGFAPLTLAKAAGIFEKNGLKVDIKKIPQASRHLALASGDIQCAATTVETWVAWNANGVKSTQIFQMDKSHGADGMVVRSDVSKIADLKGKTVAASAPGTSPYFFLAWILKENGLTLKDVKVVNLEPGPAAQAFVAGQNDAAMTYEPYLSTVRAAPDQGEIIATTLDYPAVMDTFGCTPAFLKENPEAAKALANSYFEALELIKADPQKSYETMGADVKQSGEAFAGSAKFLEWQDKAANQKFFEGEFKTFSEKAADLLLEIGVIKSKPDISTLADTSFIK
- a CDS encoding ABC transporter permease, with product MHPLQPIGNGARISLGILFFVLFFLAWGIATLGGFVSPTFLADPITMLKDGIYLLTDQGFAADIGMTVWRVVGGFVMASLVAVPLGIAMGAYKPVEALLEPFVSFARYLPASAFVPLLILWAGIGEMQKLLVIFIGAVFQIVLMVSVAVAGTRRDLVEAAYTLGARDRGVVRRVLIPANAPDIAEILRLVLGWAWTYVIVAELIGASSGIGYMIINSQALMATGQIIFGIIVIGIIGLISDFAFKFLNRKLFAWRLA
- a CDS encoding ABC transporter ATP-binding protein, whose amino-acid sequence is MSELVVKGVSRTFPGVRGGQPTLALQPTDLDIPRNDFVTILGPSGCGKSTLLRIIAGLDRPTTGKVLLSGQEVKGPGADRGMVFQSYTLFPWLTVRENVAFGLRERGVAEKEKWEIVDSYIDKVGLRGFENHWPKQLSGGMQQRTAIARALANGPKILLLDEPFGALDNQTRGLMQELLLGIWEREQKTVIFVTHDIEEAVFMASRVVTMSARPGRIKSITPVNLPHPRHYTIKASPEFSQLRAVLTEEIRGEAIAAAAHG
- the hutC gene encoding histidine utilization repressor, producing MVSAKAGLQEKSLHERIRNDVERRIVTGEWPPGHRIPFEHEITRQYDCSRMTVNKALGELVQRGLIERRRRLGTFVKQPQVQSAVLEIHDIEREVDALGLTYGYRLDKRLLRTADEKDRLAMELPVGAPVVELTCTHFAGGVPFCLEERVINISAVPETEFADFSEIGPGTWLLKMVPWSAAEHRISAVAIDRRSAAALDIPAGAACLVIQRRTWHGSEYITHVQVTYPGERHTLVAQFSPSQKT
- the exbB gene encoding tonB-system energizer ExbB; translated protein: MSVQTSTSSALTKTATRERRIAKVAVIALLTGLHAGSVFAQAVPGTSTETAPQQTNPATQAPAANQAPTATPVTPAPTQTPAPVAQQTQPPVEATQPPAAAPGEPAPSAPAPTNETVAPQPQGETTAPAAATENSTVLEPIADPAQRADIPHNLSPWGMFMAADWVVKGVMIGLAFASLVTWTVWVAKSIELAGARVRAGKTLKVIRKAKSLVEATEAVEKRGGPAALMLRMASHEMHLSDAVVDHTDGGGIKERVSSALSRIETHAGRRMARGTGVLATIGSTAPFVGLFGTVWGIMNSFISISETQTTNLAVVAPGIAEALLATAIGLVAAIPAVVIYNVFARSITGYRHLLADAAAGVERLVSRDLDFRRIPPGSSSKPAVSLVGR
- the exbD gene encoding TonB system transport protein ExbD, translating into MAGGIRENSGDDLSENHEINVTPFIDVMLVLLIIFMVAAPLATVDVNVDLPASTAKPAERPDEPLYLTVKDDLSLNLGNDPVAREALAAAIDQQTGGKKDTRIFLRADKAVDYGHFMEIMNLLRDAGYLKIALVGLEGAAAASQAPAAAQPPAPTTQGTAP
- a CDS encoding TonB family protein; this translates as MTENGYPQSKHSRIGELALWTVAALVMFGVHAGFAYYLMLEPVEPESDGSPPAAIMIEMAAIPEAVNTEETTQAQDTEDAEEVKTDNSQPVEEVTPEEPPPPPPEPVAETPPPEPVTPPEPVEEEVAEPEEIPEPVEEIDPVQEEMMAALENVEVPLPVMRPPPPPVEKKVEKKEPVEKKKVERERPKPQQASQLRETAKAEAQQSDRTAASRNTGGLFSSSNVSPAKWGARVRSHIERRKPRSLRGGSMTALVRFRVNDAGSISGVSVIQSTGDSSIDQQIAAWVQNASPVPAPPPDAGKTVTVPISIR
- a CDS encoding Ldh family oxidoreductase, translating into MKLSIAEAEDFVSSIFERNGVLPENARSVARALVASEAAGQGGHGFRRIPAYVKQARSGKVDGKVRPSFERTRPGVLAVDAGYGYAYPAIDLTVGELPEIARQQGIALAAIGRSHHAGVMALTVERFAEMGLVALMFANAPASMAPWGGTKPLYGTNPIAFATPVKDADPLVIDLALSKVARGKIMAARQKGETIPGDWAFDRNGRPTTDAEEAMAGTMAPAGEAKGAALALMVEIMAAALTGGNFAFEASSLFDDKGNPPSLGHTIIAIDPSSTGTALFTDRLATIVGEIESQENVRLPGRRSQGIRRNSLESGISIDSDILAEIQAL
- a CDS encoding transcriptional regulator, which encodes MSSQVQHGYDHPSEIVLSDMEREYLGLIAQGQHPSRIAATTGHDEKDIRDVLDGARAKLGAANLLNAVSTALLRGLIDRDI